One Xyrauchen texanus isolate HMW12.3.18 chromosome 44, RBS_HiC_50CHRs, whole genome shotgun sequence DNA segment encodes these proteins:
- the LOC127636731 gene encoding cysteine and histidine-rich domain-containing protein 1: MSVLCYNKGCGQRFDPEKNLDDACTYHPGVPVFHDALKGWSCCKRRTTDFSDFLSIAGCTKGPHNQEKPVEPVKPEVKSSVDKSVNDLKPKFDECITRAPKPLESIQRPSPDEPFSTLQQKISPSLKQALEKLKLTEDSAQEKKEEDSDEIKIGTSCKNGGCSKTFNGPASDDETCLYHAGVPIFHEGMKYWSCCKRKTSDFNTFLSQEGCIRGKHQWKKKDTGKKVVPCRFDWHQTGSQVTISIYAKHSVPELSSVEGNSTMLKIHIIFEGEKEFEQLISLWGVIDVSKSLVNMVANKIEVVLKKAEPMTWARLDLPPVAPPKEKEKEKDIDSEDEDEDEYND, translated from the exons ATGTCTGTGCTTTGCTACAACAAGGGATGTGGACAACGTTTTGATCCGGAGAAGAATTTAGATG ATGCATGCACATACCATCCTGGAGTGCCAGTGTTTCATGATGCATTGAAG GGTTGGTCTTGCTGCAAGAGACGAACAACTGACTTTTCAGATTTCCTCAGTATTGCT GGTTGCACGAAAGGCCCTCATAATCAAGAGAAGCCCGTTGAGCCTGTTAAACCAGAGGTGAAGTCCTCTGTGGATAAGAGCGTGAATGATCTGAAACCAAAGTTTGATGAATGCATCACCCGAGCACCAAAACCTCTGGAATCCATCCAGCGACCAAG TCCAGATGAGCCATTCTCAACACTGCAACAGAAGATCTCTCCTTCGCTGAAACAAGCTTTAGAGAAGCTAAAATTAACTGAGGATAGTGCACAGGAGAAAAAAG AAGAGGACAGTGATGAAATTAAGATAGGGACATCCTGTAAGAATGGAGGCTGCAGTAAG ACTTTCAATGGACCAGCCAGTGATGATGAGACGTGTTTGTATCATGCTGGTGTACCTATTTTCCATGAAGG GATGAAATATTGGAGCTGCTGTAAGAGGAAAACCTCAGACTTCAACACGTTTCTATCTCAGGAGGGCTGTATCCGAGGAAAGCATCAGTGGAAGAAGAAAGATACG GGAAAGAAGGTTGTACCATGCAGGTTTGACTGGCACCAAACAGGAAGTCAGGTCACAATTTCCATTTATGCCAAACATTCTGTACCGGAGCTGAGCTCAGTGGAGGGGAACAGCACTATG CTGAAAATTCACATTATATTTGAAGGGGAGAAAGAATTTGAACAGCTGATCAGTTTGTGGGGG gtAATTGATGTCAGTAAAAGTTTGGTGAACATGGTGGCCAACAAAATTGAGGTTGTGTTGAAGAAGGCAGAACCAATGACATGGGCCCGACTGGATCTTCCTCCTGTCGCTCCTccaaaggagaaagagaaggaaaaagATATTGACagtgaggatgaggatgaggatgagtaTAATGATTAA